One segment of Ficedula albicollis isolate OC2 chromosome 2, FicAlb1.5, whole genome shotgun sequence DNA contains the following:
- the SERPINB5 gene encoding serpin B5 — translation MTMDALQLANTAFAVDMFKKLCEQDRIANIIFSPLCTSTSLALAYKATKGDTADQMKQVLHLQDVKDVSFGFQTITSDVSKLSSFFALKMVKRLFVDKSLNPTTDFVNSTKRPFPSELELVEFKEKTEETREKINKSLSELTDGKMENVLNEDSVSDQTQILLVNAAYFITNWMKKFPEAEIKECPFKVNKTETKPVQMMNLEATFCLGYVKDLNVSILELPCLNKHISMLILLPKEIEDETTGLEKLEKALTPETLLQWTNPSMMANTKVNVFLPKFSVEGDYDLKPLLESLGMTNIFNESTSDFSEMCETKGVVVSKIIHKVSLEVNEQGGDSREVPGYRILQHKDEFKADHPFIFLFRHNKTRNVILSGRFCSP, via the exons ATGACAATGGACGCTCTGCAACTGGCAAACACTGCCTTTGCAGTTGATATGTTCAAAAAGCTATGTGAGCAGGACAGAATAGccaacattattttttccccactgtgcACCTCAACGTCTCTGGCTCTGGCATATAAAGCTACGAAAGGTGATACTGCAGACCAGATGAAACAG GTTCTCCATTTACAAGATGTCAAAGATGTTTCTTTCGGGTTTCAAACAATAACTTCAGATGTTTCCAAACTCAGCTCTTTCTTTGCTCTGAAAATGGTCAAAAGGCTCTTTGTAGACAAGTCTCTCAATCCTACCACA GACTTTGTCAACTCCACAAAGAGACCTTTTCCATCTGAACTGGAATTGGTGGAGTTCAAAGAAAAAACTGAGGAAACCCGAGAAAAGATCAACAAATCTCTTTCAGAACTGACTGATG gaaaaatggaaaatgtctTGAATGAAGATAGTGTAAGTGACCAGACTCAGATCCTTCTAGTTAATGCAGCTTATTTTATCACAAACTGGATGAAGAAGTTCCCAGAGGCAGAGATCAAAGAATGTCCTTTTAAAGTCAACAAG acTGAAACTAAACCTGTGCAGATGATGAATCTGGAAGCTACTTTTTGCCTGGGCTATGTAAAAGATTTAAATGTTTCCATCCTTGAGCTCCCGTGCCTTAACAAACATATAAGCATGCTCATTCTCCTGCCCAAAGAGATTGAAGATGAGACCACCGGCTTGGAGaag ctggaaaaggcaCTGACCCCCGAGACATTATTACAGTGGACAAATCCCAGCATGATGGCCAACACCAAAGTGAATGTATTTCTTCCAAAGTTCAGTGTGGAAGGTGACTATGACCTGAAGCCACTTCTGGAAAGTTTGGGAATGACAAATATCTTCAACGAAAGCACATCAGATTTCTCGGAGATGTGCGAGACAAAAGGTGTGGTTGTGTCAAAGATCATCCATAAAGTCTCCTTGGAAGTAAATGAACAAGGTGGCGACTCCCGAGAGGTACCAGGATATCGGATTCTGCAACACAAAGATGAATTTAAAGCTGACCATccatttatctttttgtttAGACACAACAAAACTCGCAACGTGATTCTTTCAGGCCGATTCTGTTCTCCTTAA